Proteins from one Nitratidesulfovibrio sp. genomic window:
- a CDS encoding epoxyqueuosine reductase QueH: MRVLLHVCCGPCSIATVRMLRDEGHEVTALFLNPNIHPVQEYLRRREAMLEVSRRLDLPVIWRDAEYDPAAWMRQMAWREQPGVRCRVCYATRLERTHAIAARGGYDAFTTSLLYSRRQRHDMIAEVGHGIAADSHDGAIPFLYRDFRTGWQEGIDTSREWGIHRQNYCGCLYSEAERFARDFAKVTGVQEERGSAPHPARGPRPLDPISGGDSPK; encoded by the coding sequence ATGCGCGTCCTGCTGCACGTCTGCTGCGGGCCGTGCTCCATCGCCACGGTGCGGATGCTGCGCGACGAGGGACACGAGGTCACGGCCCTGTTCCTGAATCCCAACATCCACCCCGTGCAGGAATACCTGCGCCGCCGCGAGGCCATGCTTGAAGTCTCGCGGCGGCTCGACCTGCCCGTCATCTGGCGCGACGCCGAGTACGACCCCGCCGCCTGGATGCGCCAGATGGCCTGGCGCGAACAACCCGGCGTGCGCTGCCGGGTGTGCTACGCCACCCGCCTTGAACGCACCCACGCCATCGCCGCACGCGGCGGGTACGACGCCTTCACCACCAGCCTGCTCTACTCGCGCCGCCAGCGCCACGACATGATCGCCGAGGTGGGCCACGGCATCGCCGCCGACAGCCACGACGGGGCCATCCCCTTCCTGTACCGCGACTTTCGCACCGGCTGGCAGGAAGGCATCGACACATCCAGGGAATGGGGCATCCACCGCCAGAACTACTGCGGCTGCCTGTACAGCGAAGCCGAACGCTTCGCCCGCGATTTCGCCAAGGTTACGGGCGTGCAAGAAGAGCGGGGCTCCGCCCCGCACCCCGCAAGGGGGCCGCGCCCCCTTGACCCCATTTCGGGGGGCGATTCACCCAAATAA